A section of the Citrus sinensis cultivar Valencia sweet orange chromosome 8, DVS_A1.0, whole genome shotgun sequence genome encodes:
- the LOC102616823 gene encoding polyadenylate-binding protein 2-like, with product MAQVQAQGQNVNGGGANANQFGTTSLYVGDLEANVTDSQLYDLFNQMGQVVSVRVCRDLSTRRSLGYGYVNFSNAQEAARALEMLNFTPLNGKPIRVMYSHRDPSLRKSGAGNIFIKNLDKAIDHKALHDTFSAFGNILSCKVATDLNGQSKGYGFVQFDNEESAQKAIEKLNGMLLNDKQVYVGHFLRKQERDTEINKSKFTNVYVKNLSESTTEEDLQKSFGEYGTITSAVVMRDGDGKSKCFGFVNFENSDDAARAVEALNGKKFDDKEWYVGKAQKKSERELELKHQFEQNMKEAADKFQGANLYIKNLDDSIDDEKLKQLFSPFGSITSCKVMRDPSGISRGSGFVAFSTPEEASRALLEMNGKMVVSKPLYVALAQRKEDRRARLQAQFAQMRPVAMASTVAPRMPMYPPGGPGIGQQIFYGQGPPAMIPPQPGFGYQQQLVPGMRPGGGPMQNFFVPIAQPGQQGQRPSGRRAAGMQQNQQHVPMMQPQMLPRGRVYRYPSGRGMPDVSMPGVGGMLPIPYGDMAAMPLRDAPISQPVPIGALASALANASPEQQRTMLGENLYPLVEQLEPDAAAKVTGMLLEMDQTEVLHLLESPEALKAKVAEAMEVLRNVAQQQQAGNPADQLASLSLNDNLVS from the exons ATGGCTCAGGTTCAAGCTCAGGGGCAGAACGTGAACGGAGGTGGGGCCAATGCGAATCAATTCGGGACGACGTCGCTTTACGTCGGGGATCTGGAGGCGAACGTGACGGATTCGCAGCTGTACGATCTGTTTAATCAAATGGGTCAAGTGGTTTCGGTTCGGGTTTGTAGGGACTTGTCGACCCGACGATCTCTCGGTTACGGCTACGTTAACTTCAGTAACGCACAGGAAG CTGCAAGGGCATTGGAGATGCTGAACTTCACACCTCTGAATGGAAAGCCCATTAGGGTTATGTATTCTCATCGTGACCCAAGTCTTCGCAAAAGTGGCGCAGGGAATATTTTCATTAAG AACCTAGATAAGGCCATTGATCACAAAGCTTTGCACGATACCTTTTCTGCTTTTGGGAACATTCTCTCTTGCAAGGTTGCTACAGACCTCAATGGTCAGTCAAAGGGCTATGGATTTGTACAATTTGACAATGAGGAGTCTGCCCAAAAAGCTATTGAGAAGTTGAACGGTATGTTATTGAATGACAAGCAAGTTTATGTTGGACATTTCCTCCGCAAGCAGGAGAGAGATACTGAGATCAACAAGAGCAAATTCACCAATGTTTATGTGAAGAACCTCTCAGAGTCAACAACTGAAGAAGATCTGCAGAAAAGTTTTGGTGAATATGGCACAATCACAAGTGCTGTTGTGATGAGGGATGGGGATGGCAAATCAAAATGCTTTGGATTTGTCAACTTTGAGAATTCGGATGATGCTGCTAGAGCAGTTGAGGCTCTTAATGGAAAGAAATTTGACGATAAGGAGTGGTATGTTGGGAAAGCCCAAAAGAAATCTGAAAGAGAACTTGAATTGAAACATCAATTTGAGCAGAATATGAAGGAAGCAGCTGACAAATTTCAGGGAGCAaacttatatattaaaaatttagatgatAGCATAGATGATGAAAAACTTAAGCAGCTGTTCTCTCCATTTGGTAGCATCACATCATGCAAG GTAATGCGAGACCCAAGTGGAATTAGTAGAGGATCCGGGTTTGTTGCGTTCTCAACTCCTGAAGAGGCATCTAGAGCT CTTCTGGAGATGAATGGCAAGATGGTTGTCTCCAAACCGCTTTATGTTGCTCTTGCCCAACGCAAGGAAGATAGAAGAGCTAGGTTGCAG GCTCAATTTGCACAAATGAGGCCAGTTGCAATGGCTTCTACAGTCGCTCCTCGAATGCCGATGTACCCTCCTGGTGGTCCAGGTATTGGGCAACAAATATTCTATGGTCAAGGCCCGCCTGCTATGATTCCTCCTCAG CCTGGATTTGGTTATCAGCAGCAGCTTGTTCCTGGTATGAGGCCAGGTGGGGGTCCCATGCAAAATTTCTTTGTGCCGATAGCTCAGCCAGGGCAGCAGGGTCAGCGTCCTAGTGGCAGACGGGCAGCAGGCATGCAGCAGAACCAGCAGCATGTTCCAATGATGCAGCCACAG ATGCTTCCAAGGGGGCGTGTCTACCGCTACCCGTCAGGCCGTGGCATGCCAGATGTTTCCATGCCTGGTGTCGGAGGGATGCTACCTATTCCATATGGTGACATGGCTGCTATGCCGCTGCGTGATGCCCCTATTTCACAGCCAGTTCCCATTGGGGCTTTGGCTTCTGCCCTTGCAAATGCTTCTCCTGAGCAGCAGAGGACG ATGCTGGGAGAGAATCTCTACCCACTTGTAGAACAGCTGGAGCCTGATGCTGCAGCTAAGGTTACGGGAATGCTTTTGGAGATGGATCAGACTGAGGTTTTGCACTTGCTCGAGTCACCAGAAGCTCTGAAAGCGAAAGTGGCTGAGGCAATGGAGGTTCTGAGGAATGTTGCTCAGCAACAGCAGGCTGGTAATCCGGCTGATCAACTAGCCTCATTATCATTGAATGATAACTTGGTTTCTTAA
- the LOC102617124 gene encoding probable E3 ubiquitin ligase SUD1 isoform X2: MDVSTSPRGGAMASSSFSSSLPANSPEPSLSTPSMKRGEEESASMGAEDDREKTSSTGFDIEEEEEEEEEEVCRICRNPGDPENPLRYPCACSGSIKFVHQDCLLQWLNHSNARQCEVCKHAFSFSPVYAENAPARLPFQEFIVGMAMKAYHVLQFFLRLSFVLSVWLLIIPFITFWIWRLAFVRSFGEAQRLFLSHISTTVILTDCLHGFLLSASIVFIFLGATSLRDYFRHLREIGGQDAEREDEGDRNVARAARRPPGQANRNFAGEGNAEDAGGAPGIAGAGQMIRRNAENVAARWEMQAARLEAHVEQMFDGLDDADGAEDVPFDELVGMQGPVFHLVENAFTVLASNMIFLGVVIFLPFSLGRIILYHVSWLLSSASGPVLSSVMPLTETALSLANITLKNALSAVTNLTSEGQEGGLLGQVADVLKGNASEITEAANSTSASLSADLLKEATVGTSRLSDVTTLAIGYMFIFSLVFFYLGIVALIRYTKGEPLTMGRFYGIASIAETIPSLFRQFLAAMRHLMTMIKVAFLLVIELGVFPLMCGWWLDVCTIRMFGKSMSERVQFFSVSPLASSLVHWVVGIVYMLQISIFVSLLRGVLRNGVLYFLRDPADPNYNPFRDLIDDPVHKHARRVLLSVAVYGSLIVMLVFLPVKLAMRLATSIFPLDISVSDPFTEIPADMLLFQICIPFAIEHFKLRTTIKSLLRYWFTAVGWALGLTDFLLPRPEDNGGQENGNIDIRRDRNIEIRRDGLQVIPLGPDRALIGMPAVDDINRGALVSGNSNVSEEYDGDEQSDSEYGFVLRIVLLLVIAWMTLLVINSALIVVPISLGRALFNAIPLLPITHGVKCNDLYAFIIGSYVIWTAVAGARYSIEHVRTKRAAILFKQIWKWCGIVVKSSALLSIWIFVIPVLIGLLFELLVIVPMRVPVDESPVFLLYQDWALGLIFLKIWTRLVMLDHMMPLVDESWRIKFERVREDGFSRLQGLWVLREIVFPIIMKLLTALCVPYVLARGVFPVLGYPLVVNSAVYRFAWLGCLCFSVLWFCAKRFHVWFTNLHNSIRDDRYLIGRRLHNFGEDLLEKQNDEGTSSEMQNSGSHGTSLIQSDREADVGLRLRRAH; this comes from the exons ATGGACGTTTCCACGTCACCGCGGGGTGGCGCCATGGCCTCCTCCTCCTTCTCCTCCTCCTTGCCGGCCAACTCTCCCGAGCCATCTTTGTCGACGCCGTCGATGAAGAGAGGAGAGGAAGAATCGGCGTCGATGGGGGCGGAGGATGATAGAGAGAAGACTAGTTCGACCGGCTTCGATATCgaagaggaggaggaggaggaggaagagGAGGTGTGTCGGATCTGTCGGAATCCTGGAGATCCCGAGAATCCGTTGCGGTATCCGTGTGCCTGTAGCGGAAGTATCAAGTTTGTTCATCAGGATTGCCTCCTTCAGTGGCTCAATCACAGTAACGCTCGTCAATGCGag GTTTGTAAACATGCATTTTCCTTCTCCCCTGTTTATGCTGAGAATGCTCCAGCAAGACTTCCGTTTCAGGAGTTTATAGTTGGGATGGCGATGAAAGCTTACCATGTCCTGCAATTCTTTCTACGGCTCAGTTTTGTCCTTTCTGTTTGGCTCCTCATCATACCATTTATCACATTCTGGATATGGCGGTTGGCTTTTGTGAGGAGTTTCGGAGAAGCTCAGAGATTATTTTTGAGTCATATCTCCACTACAGTTATTCTCACTGATTGTTTGCATGGTTTCTTACTTTCTGCGAgcattgtgtttatttttcttggagcgACTTCTTTAAGGGATTACTTCAGGCATTTACGAGAGATTGGGGGACAGGATGCTGAGAGAGAGGATGAAGGGGACAGAAATGTTGCTCGTGCTGCCAGGCGACCCCCTGGACAAGCTAATAGGAATTTTGCTGGTGAAGGAAATGCTGAAGATGCGGGTGGAGCACCAGGTATTGCTGGAGCTGGTCAAATGATAAGAAGGAATGCAGAAAATGTTGCTGCACGATGGGAGATGCAGGCAGCTCGTCTCGAGGCTCATGTTGAACAGATGTTTGATGGGTTGGATGATGCTGATGGTGCAGAGGATGTACCCTTTGATGAGCTTGTTGGCATGCAGGGCCCTGTTTTTCATTTGGTTGAAAATGCTTTTACT GTTCTCGCAAGCAATATGATATTCCTTGGCGTTGTGATCTTTCTGCCCTTCTCATTAGGTCGGATTATTCTATACCATGTATCATGGCTTTTATCCTCTGCTAGTGGTCCAGTGCTGTCATCAGTCATGCCACTTACGGAGACGGCCCTTTCCTTAGCAAATATCACATTGAAGAATGCACTAAGTGCTGTGACAAATTTAACATCCGAAGGGCAAGAAGGTGGTCTTCTTGGCCAAGTTGCAGATGTGTTAAAAGGAAATGCCAGTGAAATAACTGAAGCAGCAAATAGTACAAGTGCCTCACTTTCAGCAGATCTGTTGAAAGAGGCAACGGTGGGAACATCACGGCTTTCTGATGTTACAACTCTTGCTATTGGATACATGTTTATATTCTCTCTAGTCTTCTTCTACCTTGGCATTGTTGCTTTGATTCGGTATACCAAGGGCGAGCCTTTGACTATGGGGAGGTTTTATGGTATTGCTTCTATAGCGGAGACAATTCCATCTCTCTTTAGGCAGTTCTTGGCTGCAATGAGACATTTAATGACCATGATTAAGGTAGCTTTCCTTTTGGTCATTGAACTTGGGGTTTTCCCTTTGATGTGTGGTTGGTGGTTGGATGTTTGCACCATAAGGATGTTTGGGAAGTCAATGTCTGAAAGAGTTCAGTTCTTCTCAGTCTCTCCTTTGGCAAGTTCATTGGTTCATTGGGTTGTAGGAATTGTTTACATGTTACAGATAAGCATATTCGTCAGCCTTCTTCGAGGG GTTCTGCGTAATGGAGTTCTGTACTTCCTACGGGATCCTGCTGATCCAAACTATAATCCATTCCGTGATCTAATTGATGATCCTGTACACAAGCATGCTCGCAGAGTTCTGCTGTCTGTTGCAGTTTATGGGAGTTTGATTGTGATGCTGGTATTTTTGCCAGTCAAACTTGCTATGCGCTTGGCTACTTCTATTTTTCCTCTTGACATATC TGTATCCGACCCGTTTACTGAAATACCAGCTGACATGCTTCTCTTTCAAATCTGCATTCCGTTTGCCATTGAGCATTTTAAGTTGCGCACAACAATCAAGTCTCTTCTTCGCTATTGGTTTACAGCTGTTGGCTGGGCACTTGGTCTAACGGACTTTTTGTTGCCCAGACCTGAGGACAATGGTGGCCAGGAGAATGGAAATATTGACATAAGGCGTGATAGAAATATTGAGATTAGACGTGATGGACTACAGGTAATACCATTAGGACCTGATCGAGCCCTGATTGGAATGCCAGCTGTTGATGATATAAATAGAGGCGCTCTTGTATCGGGAAACTCTAATGTTTCAGAAGAGTATGATGGTGATGAGCAATCTGACTCAGA GTACGGCTTTGTTCTTCGCATCGTGCTCTTGTTGGTGATTGCCTGGATGACTCTGCTTGTTATTAATTCCGCCTTAATAGTTGTACCAATTTCACTTGGGCGTGCACTCTTCAATGCCATTCCCCTGCTTCCAATTACTCATGGCGTCAAATGCAATG ATCTATATGCTTTCATCATTGGAAGCTATGTTATTTGGACTGCTGTGGCTGGAGCCAGATATTCCATTGAACATGTTAGAACAAAGAGGGCAGCGATTCTGTTTAAGCAAATATGGAAGTGGTGTGGTATTGTCGTGAAGAGCTCTGCATTATTGTCAATATGG ATTTTTGTCATTCCGGTGTTAATTGGGCTTCTGTTTGAACTCTTGGTAATTGTACCAATGCGAGTGCCCGTGGATGAGAGCCCAGTTTTTCTCCTTTACCAGGATTGGGCTTTGGGTCTCATCTTTCTGAAGATCTGGACTAGGCTG GTTATGTTGGATCATATGATGCCGCTTGTAGATGAAAGCTGGCGAATAAAATTCGAAAGGGTGAGAGAAGATGGTTTCTCAAGGCTGCAAGGTCTGTGGGTTCTCCGTGAAATTGTGTTCCCGATCATAATGAAGCTACTAACAGCTTTATGCGTACCTTATGTCCTAGCCCGAGGTGTATTCCCCGTGCTTGGTTACCCACTAGTTGTAAATTCAGCAGTCTATCGGTTTGCATGGTTGGGATGTCTCTGCTTCAGCGTATTGTGGTTTTGCGCAAAAAGATTCCATGTCTGGTTCACTAACCTTCACAACTCCATACGCGATGACCGATATCTTATCGGCCGCAGACTCCATAATTTTGGGGAAGATCTACTAGAGAAGCAAAACGATGAAGGGACTTCCTCTGAAATGCAAAATTCAGGTTCGCACGGCACTAGTTTAATACAATCCGACCGAGAAGCTGACGTAGGATTGAGGCTGAGGCGGGCTCACTGA
- the LOC102617124 gene encoding probable E3 ubiquitin ligase SUD1 isoform X1 translates to MDVSTSPRGGAMASSSFSSSLPANSPEPSLSTPSMKRGEEESASMGAEDDREKTSSTGFDIEEEEEEEEEEVCRICRNPGDPENPLRYPCACSGSIKFVHQDCLLQWLNHSNARQCEVCKHAFSFSPVYAENAPARLPFQEFIVGMAMKAYHVLQFFLRLSFVLSVWLLIIPFITFWIWRLAFVRSFGEAQRLFLSHISTTVILTDCLHGFLLSASIVFIFLGATSLRDYFRHLREIGGQDAEREDEGDRNVARAARRPPGQANRNFAGEGNAEDAGGAPGIAGAGQMIRRNAENVAARWEMQAARLEAHVEQMFDGLDDADGAEDVPFDELVGMQGPVFHLVENAFTVLASNMIFLGVVIFLPFSLGRIILYHVSWLLSSASGPVLSSVMPLTETALSLANITLKNALSAVTNLTSEGQEGGLLGQVADVLKGNASEITEAANSTSASLSADLLKEATVGTSRLSDVTTLAIGYMFIFSLVFFYLGIVALIRYTKGEPLTMGRFYGIASIAETIPSLFRQFLAAMRHLMTMIKVAFLLVIELGVFPLMCGWWLDVCTIRMFGKSMSERVQFFSVSPLASSLVHWVVGIVYMLQISIFVSLLRGVLRNGVLYFLRDPADPNYNPFRDLIDDPVHKHARRVLLSVAVYGSLIVMLVFLPVKLAMRLATSIFPLDISVSDPFTEIPADMLLFQICIPFAIEHFKLRTTIKSLLRYWFTAVGWALGLTDFLLPRPEDNGGQENGNIDIRRDRNIEIRRDGLQVIPLGPDRALIGMPAVDDINRGALVSGNSNVSEEYDGDEQSDSDRYGFVLRIVLLLVIAWMTLLVINSALIVVPISLGRALFNAIPLLPITHGVKCNDLYAFIIGSYVIWTAVAGARYSIEHVRTKRAAILFKQIWKWCGIVVKSSALLSIWIFVIPVLIGLLFELLVIVPMRVPVDESPVFLLYQDWALGLIFLKIWTRLVMLDHMMPLVDESWRIKFERVREDGFSRLQGLWVLREIVFPIIMKLLTALCVPYVLARGVFPVLGYPLVVNSAVYRFAWLGCLCFSVLWFCAKRFHVWFTNLHNSIRDDRYLIGRRLHNFGEDLLEKQNDEGTSSEMQNSGSHGTSLIQSDREADVGLRLRRAH, encoded by the exons ATGGACGTTTCCACGTCACCGCGGGGTGGCGCCATGGCCTCCTCCTCCTTCTCCTCCTCCTTGCCGGCCAACTCTCCCGAGCCATCTTTGTCGACGCCGTCGATGAAGAGAGGAGAGGAAGAATCGGCGTCGATGGGGGCGGAGGATGATAGAGAGAAGACTAGTTCGACCGGCTTCGATATCgaagaggaggaggaggaggaggaagagGAGGTGTGTCGGATCTGTCGGAATCCTGGAGATCCCGAGAATCCGTTGCGGTATCCGTGTGCCTGTAGCGGAAGTATCAAGTTTGTTCATCAGGATTGCCTCCTTCAGTGGCTCAATCACAGTAACGCTCGTCAATGCGag GTTTGTAAACATGCATTTTCCTTCTCCCCTGTTTATGCTGAGAATGCTCCAGCAAGACTTCCGTTTCAGGAGTTTATAGTTGGGATGGCGATGAAAGCTTACCATGTCCTGCAATTCTTTCTACGGCTCAGTTTTGTCCTTTCTGTTTGGCTCCTCATCATACCATTTATCACATTCTGGATATGGCGGTTGGCTTTTGTGAGGAGTTTCGGAGAAGCTCAGAGATTATTTTTGAGTCATATCTCCACTACAGTTATTCTCACTGATTGTTTGCATGGTTTCTTACTTTCTGCGAgcattgtgtttatttttcttggagcgACTTCTTTAAGGGATTACTTCAGGCATTTACGAGAGATTGGGGGACAGGATGCTGAGAGAGAGGATGAAGGGGACAGAAATGTTGCTCGTGCTGCCAGGCGACCCCCTGGACAAGCTAATAGGAATTTTGCTGGTGAAGGAAATGCTGAAGATGCGGGTGGAGCACCAGGTATTGCTGGAGCTGGTCAAATGATAAGAAGGAATGCAGAAAATGTTGCTGCACGATGGGAGATGCAGGCAGCTCGTCTCGAGGCTCATGTTGAACAGATGTTTGATGGGTTGGATGATGCTGATGGTGCAGAGGATGTACCCTTTGATGAGCTTGTTGGCATGCAGGGCCCTGTTTTTCATTTGGTTGAAAATGCTTTTACT GTTCTCGCAAGCAATATGATATTCCTTGGCGTTGTGATCTTTCTGCCCTTCTCATTAGGTCGGATTATTCTATACCATGTATCATGGCTTTTATCCTCTGCTAGTGGTCCAGTGCTGTCATCAGTCATGCCACTTACGGAGACGGCCCTTTCCTTAGCAAATATCACATTGAAGAATGCACTAAGTGCTGTGACAAATTTAACATCCGAAGGGCAAGAAGGTGGTCTTCTTGGCCAAGTTGCAGATGTGTTAAAAGGAAATGCCAGTGAAATAACTGAAGCAGCAAATAGTACAAGTGCCTCACTTTCAGCAGATCTGTTGAAAGAGGCAACGGTGGGAACATCACGGCTTTCTGATGTTACAACTCTTGCTATTGGATACATGTTTATATTCTCTCTAGTCTTCTTCTACCTTGGCATTGTTGCTTTGATTCGGTATACCAAGGGCGAGCCTTTGACTATGGGGAGGTTTTATGGTATTGCTTCTATAGCGGAGACAATTCCATCTCTCTTTAGGCAGTTCTTGGCTGCAATGAGACATTTAATGACCATGATTAAGGTAGCTTTCCTTTTGGTCATTGAACTTGGGGTTTTCCCTTTGATGTGTGGTTGGTGGTTGGATGTTTGCACCATAAGGATGTTTGGGAAGTCAATGTCTGAAAGAGTTCAGTTCTTCTCAGTCTCTCCTTTGGCAAGTTCATTGGTTCATTGGGTTGTAGGAATTGTTTACATGTTACAGATAAGCATATTCGTCAGCCTTCTTCGAGGG GTTCTGCGTAATGGAGTTCTGTACTTCCTACGGGATCCTGCTGATCCAAACTATAATCCATTCCGTGATCTAATTGATGATCCTGTACACAAGCATGCTCGCAGAGTTCTGCTGTCTGTTGCAGTTTATGGGAGTTTGATTGTGATGCTGGTATTTTTGCCAGTCAAACTTGCTATGCGCTTGGCTACTTCTATTTTTCCTCTTGACATATC TGTATCCGACCCGTTTACTGAAATACCAGCTGACATGCTTCTCTTTCAAATCTGCATTCCGTTTGCCATTGAGCATTTTAAGTTGCGCACAACAATCAAGTCTCTTCTTCGCTATTGGTTTACAGCTGTTGGCTGGGCACTTGGTCTAACGGACTTTTTGTTGCCCAGACCTGAGGACAATGGTGGCCAGGAGAATGGAAATATTGACATAAGGCGTGATAGAAATATTGAGATTAGACGTGATGGACTACAGGTAATACCATTAGGACCTGATCGAGCCCTGATTGGAATGCCAGCTGTTGATGATATAAATAGAGGCGCTCTTGTATCGGGAAACTCTAATGTTTCAGAAGAGTATGATGGTGATGAGCAATCTGACTCAGA CAGGTACGGCTTTGTTCTTCGCATCGTGCTCTTGTTGGTGATTGCCTGGATGACTCTGCTTGTTATTAATTCCGCCTTAATAGTTGTACCAATTTCACTTGGGCGTGCACTCTTCAATGCCATTCCCCTGCTTCCAATTACTCATGGCGTCAAATGCAATG ATCTATATGCTTTCATCATTGGAAGCTATGTTATTTGGACTGCTGTGGCTGGAGCCAGATATTCCATTGAACATGTTAGAACAAAGAGGGCAGCGATTCTGTTTAAGCAAATATGGAAGTGGTGTGGTATTGTCGTGAAGAGCTCTGCATTATTGTCAATATGG ATTTTTGTCATTCCGGTGTTAATTGGGCTTCTGTTTGAACTCTTGGTAATTGTACCAATGCGAGTGCCCGTGGATGAGAGCCCAGTTTTTCTCCTTTACCAGGATTGGGCTTTGGGTCTCATCTTTCTGAAGATCTGGACTAGGCTG GTTATGTTGGATCATATGATGCCGCTTGTAGATGAAAGCTGGCGAATAAAATTCGAAAGGGTGAGAGAAGATGGTTTCTCAAGGCTGCAAGGTCTGTGGGTTCTCCGTGAAATTGTGTTCCCGATCATAATGAAGCTACTAACAGCTTTATGCGTACCTTATGTCCTAGCCCGAGGTGTATTCCCCGTGCTTGGTTACCCACTAGTTGTAAATTCAGCAGTCTATCGGTTTGCATGGTTGGGATGTCTCTGCTTCAGCGTATTGTGGTTTTGCGCAAAAAGATTCCATGTCTGGTTCACTAACCTTCACAACTCCATACGCGATGACCGATATCTTATCGGCCGCAGACTCCATAATTTTGGGGAAGATCTACTAGAGAAGCAAAACGATGAAGGGACTTCCTCTGAAATGCAAAATTCAGGTTCGCACGGCACTAGTTTAATACAATCCGACCGAGAAGCTGACGTAGGATTGAGGCTGAGGCGGGCTCACTGA